One genomic region from Deinococcus apachensis DSM 19763 encodes:
- a CDS encoding sensor histidine kinase translates to MQEFLTRGLPPWVWWLMWLSVGLLAWFNLLTGRPGLKFLSPPETLAWVAAYLLFAAGFWWASRDPGRPGAPGFGVRLAVTSGLSALVIALGALSPHYGDHGALLILTAALAASLLPRRGALVWVAAQSLAFALTLRRTEGVFGMLYLTTAFLVMQVFAVAAVRAIREEARARAELAARNAELREARERLAAASREAERVRIARELHDVLGHHLTVLNMNLEVTEHLLGPGEALDHVRRAHDLARLLLSDVRATVGQLREAPGDFALALRGVVHCAPGLRVHLDLPPDLVLTDAERARAVLRTVQEIVTNTLKHAGARNLWLSLNRDEGGVRLAAHDDGRGAAALEVGHGLRGMRERLEALGGHVSFGSPRGEGFAVRAWLPGAPGEGAPPPTAEGGGP, encoded by the coding sequence ATGCAAGAGTTCCTCACCAGGGGACTCCCACCCTGGGTGTGGTGGCTGATGTGGCTGAGCGTCGGGTTGCTGGCTTGGTTCAACCTGCTCACCGGCCGACCCGGCCTGAAGTTCCTCTCGCCGCCCGAGACGCTGGCGTGGGTAGCCGCGTACCTGCTGTTCGCCGCAGGCTTCTGGTGGGCCAGCCGCGACCCGGGGCGGCCCGGCGCTCCCGGCTTCGGGGTCCGGCTGGCGGTCACCTCCGGGCTCAGCGCCCTGGTGATCGCCCTGGGGGCGCTGTCGCCGCACTACGGCGACCACGGCGCGCTCCTGATCCTGACCGCCGCCCTGGCCGCCAGCCTGTTGCCGCGGCGGGGAGCACTCGTGTGGGTAGCGGCGCAGAGCCTGGCGTTCGCGCTGACCCTGCGCCGCACCGAGGGCGTGTTCGGGATGCTCTACCTCACGACCGCCTTCCTGGTGATGCAGGTCTTCGCGGTCGCGGCCGTGCGCGCGATCCGGGAGGAGGCCCGCGCCCGCGCGGAACTCGCGGCCCGCAACGCCGAGCTGCGCGAGGCGCGCGAGCGGCTGGCCGCGGCGTCGCGGGAGGCCGAGCGCGTCCGCATCGCGCGCGAGCTGCACGACGTGCTGGGCCACCACCTCACGGTGCTGAACATGAACCTGGAGGTGACCGAGCACCTGCTCGGCCCGGGCGAGGCCTTGGACCACGTGCGCCGGGCGCACGACCTGGCCCGGCTGCTGCTCTCGGACGTGCGTGCCACCGTCGGGCAGCTCCGCGAGGCCCCCGGTGACTTCGCGCTCGCCCTGCGCGGGGTCGTTCACTGTGCGCCGGGCCTGCGCGTTCACCTGGACCTGCCGCCCGACCTTGTCCTGACCGACGCCGAGCGGGCCCGGGCGGTGCTGCGCACCGTGCAGGAGATCGTCACCAACACGCTCAAACACGCGGGTGCCCGCAATCTGTGGCTCTCGCTGAACCGCGACGAGGGGGGCGTGCGGCTCGCCGCCCACGACGATGGGCGGGGCGCGGCGGCCCTGGAGGTGGGGCACGGCCTGCGGGGCATGCGCGAGCGGCTGGAGGCGCTCGGGGGGCACGTGTCGTTCGGCTCCCCCCGCGGCGAGGGCTTCGCGGTGCGGGCCTGGCTGCCGGGTGCCCCGGGCGAAGGGGCCCCGCCCCCAACCGCGGAGGGAGGCGGCCCGTGA
- a CDS encoding Kelch repeat-containing protein: MRDHPVRRPLAGLALAVGLALAGSLALRGERAQEPGQWSTRAPIPLADGEVGVAGVGGRVHVLGGYSGNGRLHAEYDPGADTWRLRAPLPRALHHVGAAGLGGRLYLVGGYDHTTGRGVADVFEYDPGTDRWRARAPMPTARGALGVAVLGGKLYAVGGRDRADTGANERYDPATNTWTRLAPLPTPRDHLAVAALNGRIHAVAGRLETYTRNTGAHEAYDPGANRWTPLAPLPTPRSGVAAAVLAGRLLVLGGEGPGGTFSQNEAYDPSRNCWTRIAPLPTARHGTGAAVVGGVMYVPTGAPTPGASRTAVNEAFTWTPGEGSLPCTG, encoded by the coding sequence ATGCGTGACCATCCCGTTCGTCGCCCGCTCGCCGGACTCGCCCTCGCGGTGGGGCTCGCCTTGGCCGGAAGCCTGGCCCTGCGAGGAGAACGCGCTCAGGAACCGGGCCAGTGGTCCACCCGGGCCCCCATTCCGCTGGCCGACGGCGAGGTGGGCGTCGCCGGGGTGGGGGGCCGCGTCCACGTGCTGGGCGGCTACAGCGGAAACGGGCGGCTGCACGCGGAGTACGACCCGGGGGCGGACACCTGGCGGCTGCGGGCCCCCCTGCCCCGCGCCCTGCACCACGTCGGGGCCGCCGGGCTGGGCGGGCGGCTGTACCTCGTGGGCGGGTACGACCACACGACCGGGCGGGGGGTGGCGGACGTGTTCGAGTACGACCCCGGGACGGACCGCTGGCGGGCCAGGGCACCCATGCCCACCGCCCGGGGTGCCCTGGGAGTCGCGGTGCTGGGTGGGAAGCTGTACGCGGTCGGGGGCCGGGACCGGGCGGACACCGGGGCCAACGAGCGGTACGACCCGGCCACGAACACCTGGACGAGGCTCGCGCCGCTGCCCACCCCCCGCGATCACCTCGCGGTCGCCGCACTGAACGGACGAATTCACGCAGTGGCCGGACGGCTCGAAACGTACACCCGCAACACGGGCGCACACGAGGCTTACGACCCGGGGGCGAACCGCTGGACTCCCCTCGCCCCGCTGCCCACGCCCCGGAGCGGCGTCGCGGCGGCGGTGCTCGCCGGGAGGCTCCTCGTCCTCGGGGGGGAGGGGCCGGGGGGCACCTTCAGCCAGAACGAGGCCTACGACCCCAGTCGCAACTGCTGGACCCGGATAGCCCCCCTGCCGACCGCCCGACACGGAACGGGCGCGGCGGTGGTGGGCGGGGTGATGTACGTCCCGACCGGGGCGCCCACGCCGGGGGCCTCCCGAACCGCCGTGAACGAGGCGTTCACCTGGACTCCGGGGGAGGGATCTCTGCCCTGCACGGGGTGA
- a CDS encoding hemolysin family protein → MGNPFVEFGILVLLLILNGFFSGSELGVVSARKSRLQAQATAGHRGAARALDLAERPGAFLATVQIGITLIGTISAVFAGGSLTRYLEPVLRPLFGNAAASAASVAVVLLVTFLSLVLGELAPKNIALRNPEGLAARVAPFFAVLSRVVRPVVWLLETTTRGLLLLFGIRGEPQEKITEEDVKALVQQAAESGSLEEGETERIDRVLRFNDRRVRDLMTPRADVIALGVTGPLDVVVERVLASPHDRYPAVDEVGEVIGQLNVVDVLRASRTGEPLADLIRPVVYVPETAWAEDVLARVTQEGHQRLAIAVDEYGTFSGLLTATDLLKELAGVDAPEDAEMIVRREDGSFLVDGAIPMHDLRDTLPLPRLEHEEFSTLAGYVLEVLGEFPQVGSQAVADGWTLEVMDLDGARIDQVLITPPAEVIIATVDRGDG, encoded by the coding sequence GTGGGGAACCCCTTCGTCGAATTCGGCATCCTGGTGCTGCTGCTCATCCTGAACGGCTTCTTCTCCGGCTCGGAACTCGGGGTGGTCTCGGCCCGCAAGTCGCGGCTCCAGGCCCAGGCGACGGCCGGACACCGGGGGGCCGCCCGCGCCCTGGACCTCGCCGAGCGGCCCGGCGCCTTCCTCGCCACCGTGCAGATCGGGATCACGCTGATCGGCACCATCAGCGCCGTCTTCGCGGGCGGCAGCCTCACCCGCTACCTCGAACCGGTGCTGCGGCCCCTGTTCGGGAACGCCGCCGCCAGCGCCGCCTCGGTCGCCGTCGTCCTGCTGGTGACCTTCCTCTCGCTGGTGCTGGGGGAACTTGCCCCCAAGAACATCGCCCTGCGCAATCCCGAGGGCCTGGCTGCCCGGGTCGCCCCCTTCTTCGCGGTGCTCTCGCGGGTGGTGCGGCCGGTCGTGTGGCTGCTGGAGACGACCACGCGCGGGCTGCTGCTGCTCTTCGGCATCCGCGGCGAGCCGCAGGAGAAGATCACCGAGGAGGACGTCAAGGCCCTGGTGCAGCAGGCCGCCGAGAGCGGCAGCCTGGAGGAGGGCGAGACCGAGCGCATCGACCGGGTGCTGCGCTTCAACGACCGCCGGGTGCGTGACCTGATGACGCCCCGGGCGGACGTGATCGCGCTCGGCGTGACGGGTCCCCTGGACGTGGTGGTGGAGCGGGTCCTCGCCTCCCCCCACGACCGCTACCCCGCGGTGGACGAGGTCGGCGAGGTGATCGGGCAGCTCAATGTGGTGGACGTGCTGCGCGCCTCCCGCACGGGGGAGCCGCTCGCCGACCTCATCCGCCCGGTGGTGTACGTGCCCGAGACCGCCTGGGCCGAGGACGTGCTGGCCCGGGTCACCCAGGAGGGGCACCAGCGGTTGGCGATTGCGGTGGACGAGTACGGCACCTTCTCGGGCCTGCTGACCGCGACCGACCTGCTCAAGGAGCTGGCGGGGGTGGACGCGCCGGAGGACGCCGAGATGATCGTGCGCCGGGAGGACGGGTCCTTCCTGGTGGACGGCGCCATCCCCATGCACGACCTGCGCGACACCCTGCCCCTGCCCCGACTGGAACACGAGGAATTCAGCACCCTGGCGGGCTACGTGCTGGAGGTGCTGGGCGAGTTTCCGCAGGTGGGGTCGCAGGCCGTGGCGGACGGCTGGACGCTGGAGGTGATGGACCTTGACGGGGCGCGCATCGACCAGGTGCTGATCACGCCCCCCGCCGAGGTCATCATCGCCACGGTGGACCGGGGGGACGGCTGA
- a CDS encoding response regulator → MIRVLVVDDQTLVRQGIQSLLRFAPDIEVVAEAAGGAAALEVLASTPVDVMLLDVLMPGLSGVDVLRTLSARGAVPPTLILTTFDDDETVLQCLRAGARGYLLKDVSLERLVGAIRTVAAGGMMAQPALTEHLREISGRGGEAPPPGSPFALTEREVDVLRLLAGGYSNREIADGLSLSEGTVKNHVSSVLSKLGTRDRTRAVLRALEHGLI, encoded by the coding sequence GTGATCCGGGTGCTCGTGGTGGACGACCAGACCCTGGTGCGCCAGGGCATCCAGAGTTTGCTGCGCTTCGCACCCGACATCGAGGTGGTCGCCGAGGCCGCGGGCGGTGCGGCGGCCCTGGAGGTGCTCGCCTCCACCCCGGTAGACGTGATGCTGCTCGACGTGCTGATGCCGGGCCTGTCGGGCGTGGACGTGCTGCGCACCCTCTCTGCCCGCGGCGCCGTGCCGCCCACCCTCATCCTGACCACCTTCGACGACGACGAGACCGTGCTCCAGTGCCTGAGGGCGGGGGCGCGCGGCTACCTGCTCAAGGACGTGTCGCTGGAGCGGCTCGTCGGGGCCATCCGCACGGTGGCGGCGGGCGGGATGATGGCGCAGCCCGCCCTGACCGAGCACCTGCGGGAGATCAGCGGGCGCGGCGGCGAGGCCCCCCCCCCGGGGTCACCCTTCGCGCTCACCGAGCGGGAGGTGGACGTGCTGCGCCTGCTCGCGGGCGGGTACAGCAACCGCGAGATCGCCGACGGCCTCTCGCTCTCCGAGGGCACCGTCAAGAACCACGTGTCGAGTGTCCTCTCAAAGCTCGGCACGCGCGACCGCACCCGGGCGGTGCTGCGGGCGCTGGAACACGGGCTCATCTGA
- a CDS encoding putative bifunctional diguanylate cyclase/phosphodiesterase, producing MNGLQWWERLSRLVPAPTLPDEDGWRRSLLVALPFAILAFVLGALLESRATQPYLLDTVAYPLLALGLGLLELTLFLRPGSTGRVVLGIILTCSVYFLTKFVSMLFFTPPGLSVPAEMTETYFWVPALYVLSFFVPNVRGGRAVSYFFFGVTLLLSAAYVALHQNAEMDYRVVFALTEYNLANLTLLALAGAFLGFKERVVRAEARAETLQRLAYTDLLTELPNRLHFNLTLQAALETARQAKQPLALLFVDVDGFKLINDTLGHEAGDEVLRVLARRFRAFCGEVGCCARISGDEFVVVLPNHSRPEAVEAARGLLSQLAGPVTLQGAAVTVTASIGVSLFPKDGQDGDALLRHADTAMYQVKGSGKNGVRPYTPEVDEQVERRKLLERDIQTALGREELFLEYQGLYDLHSGELVKVEALLRWRHPQLGLVSPAEFIPVAESSGAIVPIGTWVLGAACAQVRQWQQRTGRAVRVTVNVAPLQLAQPDFVDTVMAALKSGGVSASQLELELTEGALLRDSRMVRQTLRTLQQLGLALAIDDFGTGYSSLSYLRDLPISSIKIDRSFVHDLSAPRRTPQYALALIEAILTVAQTLDLQVVAEGIETQAQLEVVRDLGCHVGQGFYWSRPLPPHELEKQLRRVDASGWAESGAEQETRRVN from the coding sequence ATGAACGGGCTCCAGTGGTGGGAACGGCTGAGCCGCCTGGTCCCGGCGCCGACCCTGCCCGACGAGGACGGCTGGCGCCGGAGTCTGCTGGTCGCGCTGCCCTTCGCCATCCTCGCCTTCGTGCTGGGCGCCCTCCTGGAGTCGCGCGCCACTCAGCCCTACCTCCTGGACACCGTCGCCTACCCCCTGCTCGCCCTGGGGCTGGGCCTGCTCGAACTCACCCTCTTCCTGCGCCCCGGCAGCACCGGCCGGGTCGTGCTGGGCATCATCCTGACTTGCAGCGTCTACTTCCTGACCAAGTTCGTGTCGATGCTGTTTTTCACGCCGCCCGGGCTGTCGGTTCCCGCCGAGATGACCGAGACCTACTTCTGGGTCCCGGCCCTGTACGTCCTGTCCTTCTTCGTCCCCAACGTCCGGGGTGGCCGCGCCGTCTCCTACTTCTTCTTCGGCGTCACCCTGCTGCTCAGCGCCGCGTACGTGGCGCTCCACCAGAACGCCGAGATGGATTACCGGGTGGTGTTCGCCCTGACGGAATACAACCTCGCCAACCTGACGCTGCTGGCGCTCGCGGGGGCGTTTCTGGGCTTCAAGGAGCGGGTGGTGCGGGCCGAGGCGAGGGCGGAGACCCTGCAACGGCTGGCCTACACCGACCTGCTCACCGAGCTCCCCAACCGCCTGCACTTCAACCTCACCCTTCAGGCGGCCCTGGAAACGGCCCGGCAAGCGAAGCAGCCGCTGGCCCTGCTGTTCGTGGATGTGGACGGCTTCAAGCTGATCAACGACACCCTGGGGCACGAGGCGGGCGATGAGGTGCTGCGGGTGCTGGCACGGCGCTTCCGGGCCTTCTGTGGCGAGGTGGGCTGCTGTGCCCGCATCAGCGGCGACGAGTTCGTGGTGGTGCTGCCGAACCACTCCCGACCGGAGGCGGTGGAGGCGGCCCGCGGGCTGCTCAGCCAGCTGGCGGGGCCCGTCACCCTCCAGGGTGCCGCCGTGACGGTCACGGCCAGCATCGGGGTCAGTCTCTTTCCCAAGGATGGTCAGGACGGGGACGCGCTGTTGCGACACGCGGACACAGCCATGTATCAGGTCAAGGGCAGCGGCAAGAACGGGGTCCGGCCCTATACCCCCGAGGTCGACGAGCAGGTCGAGCGGCGCAAGCTGCTGGAACGCGACATCCAGACTGCCCTGGGCCGCGAGGAACTGTTCCTGGAGTATCAGGGGCTGTACGACCTGCACAGCGGGGAACTGGTCAAGGTCGAGGCGCTGCTGCGCTGGCGGCATCCACAGCTCGGGTTGGTGTCGCCCGCAGAGTTCATCCCAGTGGCCGAGAGCAGCGGGGCCATCGTGCCCATCGGAACGTGGGTGTTGGGGGCGGCCTGCGCTCAGGTCCGGCAATGGCAGCAGCGGACCGGGCGGGCCGTGAGGGTCACCGTCAACGTGGCGCCGCTTCAGCTCGCCCAGCCGGACTTCGTGGATACGGTGATGGCCGCATTGAAGAGCGGGGGGGTGTCAGCCAGTCAGCTTGAACTCGAATTGACCGAGGGCGCGCTGCTGCGGGATTCCCGGATGGTCCGCCAGACGTTACGCACCCTTCAGCAACTGGGGCTGGCCCTCGCCATCGACGACTTCGGGACGGGGTACTCGTCCCTGTCGTACCTGCGTGATCTGCCCATCAGCAGCATCAAGATCGACCGCTCCTTCGTGCATGACCTGAGTGCTCCCCGCCGCACGCCGCAGTACGCTCTCGCCCTGATCGAGGCGATCCTGACCGTGGCCCAGACGCTCGACCTCCAGGTGGTGGCGGAGGGGATCGAGACGCAGGCCCAGCTCGAGGTGGTGCGCGACCTGGGCTGCCATGTAGGCCAGGGCTTTTACTGGTCCAGACCCCTGCCGCCCCACGAACTGGAGAAGCAGTTGCGCCGGGTGGACGCGAGCGGGTGGGCTGAATCCGGGGCGGAACAGGAGACGCGCCGCGTCAATTAA
- a CDS encoding glycosyltransferase family 2 protein: protein MPRAETPTPRVSVLMPTFRQAAFLPRALESLLAQTLTDWELIVVDDGSPDDTAEVLAPYLADPRIHLIRFERNRGLGHALNVATREARGTYLAYLPSDDVYYPDHLQTLAEVLDARPEVDLAYGGVRWAYWNYGPTLRGEEAVGREAEVIASPPAAKRGERVPSGNPLAPVQVMHRRRLEGAVRWTPREEEVSDRLELNFWRDLLAQGARFAYAGKVTCEWVDHPDQRHKIIAGFVGGLSRYRAHYGVGEDVWLNFQPSRGMRTDERERYGPFATPRPGSARNGLHILLVGSLGFNPERVTALEALGHRLSALWLPKTETWDAAGPFPFGHIETLPFDAAWRERVRAAKPDVIYALLNWQDLAFIHQILGADLGIPAVFHFKEGPFICLEHGLWSTLIEVLERADGHVFISPENREWFRLATGGRFADKPTLLLDGDLPSRVWMTDEWAPKLSERDGQLHTVCAGRPLGMVPWSELAAAGIHVHFYGAQFHEWFPNWSREGLETGLMHLHPTVTPAGWVRELSQYDAGWVQIFDSRNGGDLRRADWDDLNLPARLGTYAAAGLPWLMRDNRHSLVAMQTLAQKHDFGLFFRDFADAAAQLRDRPRLAQLTANTRAARDDFAFETHATALVALFRQAIARRHEAAVVPLPSD, encoded by the coding sequence ATGCCGCGCGCTGAGACCCCCACGCCCCGGGTCTCGGTCCTGATGCCCACCTTCAGGCAGGCGGCCTTCCTGCCGCGCGCCCTGGAAAGCCTCCTCGCCCAGACGCTGACCGACTGGGAACTGATCGTCGTGGACGACGGCTCGCCGGACGACACCGCCGAGGTCCTGGCGCCCTATCTGGCGGACCCCCGCATCCACCTGATCCGCTTCGAGCGCAACCGCGGCCTGGGCCACGCCCTCAACGTCGCCACCCGGGAGGCGCGGGGCACCTACCTCGCCTACCTCCCGTCCGACGACGTGTACTACCCCGACCACCTCCAGACGCTGGCCGAGGTGCTGGACGCCCGGCCGGAGGTGGACCTCGCCTACGGGGGCGTGCGCTGGGCGTACTGGAATTACGGCCCTACCCTGCGCGGCGAGGAGGCCGTGGGCCGCGAGGCGGAGGTGATCGCTTCCCCCCCGGCGGCGAAGCGGGGTGAGCGCGTGCCGAGCGGCAACCCCCTGGCCCCCGTGCAGGTGATGCACCGCCGCCGCCTGGAGGGCGCCGTGCGCTGGACCCCCCGTGAGGAGGAGGTCTCGGACCGGCTGGAGCTGAACTTCTGGCGTGACCTGCTCGCGCAGGGGGCGCGCTTCGCCTATGCCGGGAAAGTGACCTGCGAGTGGGTCGACCACCCCGACCAGCGGCACAAGATCATCGCGGGCTTCGTCGGCGGGCTGTCGCGCTACCGGGCGCACTACGGGGTGGGGGAGGACGTGTGGCTCAACTTCCAGCCCTCGCGCGGGATGCGGACGGACGAGCGCGAGCGCTACGGCCCCTTCGCCACGCCGCGTCCCGGCTCCGCCCGGAATGGCCTGCACATCCTGCTGGTGGGGTCGCTGGGCTTCAACCCCGAGCGCGTCACGGCCCTGGAGGCGCTGGGGCACCGGCTCTCGGCCCTGTGGCTCCCCAAGACCGAGACCTGGGACGCGGCGGGGCCCTTTCCCTTCGGCCACATCGAGACGCTGCCCTTCGACGCGGCCTGGCGCGAGCGGGTCCGGGCCGCCAAGCCGGACGTGATCTACGCGCTGCTCAACTGGCAGGACCTCGCCTTCATTCACCAGATTCTGGGGGCCGACCTGGGCATCCCGGCCGTCTTCCACTTCAAGGAGGGCCCCTTCATCTGCCTGGAGCACGGCCTGTGGTCCACCCTGATCGAGGTGCTGGAACGCGCCGACGGGCACGTCTTCATCAGCCCGGAAAACCGCGAGTGGTTCCGGCTCGCCACAGGGGGCCGCTTTGCCGATAAGCCCACCCTGTTGCTCGACGGCGACCTGCCCAGCCGGGTGTGGATGACGGACGAGTGGGCGCCCAAGCTCTCGGAGCGGGACGGCCAGCTTCACACGGTCTGCGCGGGGCGGCCGCTCGGGATGGTGCCGTGGAGCGAACTGGCGGCGGCGGGCATCCACGTCCACTTCTACGGGGCGCAGTTTCACGAGTGGTTCCCCAACTGGTCGCGCGAGGGGCTGGAGACGGGCCTGATGCACCTCCACCCCACGGTGACCCCGGCAGGCTGGGTGCGCGAGCTGTCGCAGTACGACGCGGGCTGGGTGCAGATTTTCGACTCGCGCAACGGCGGCGACCTGCGCCGGGCGGACTGGGACGACCTCAACCTGCCCGCCCGGCTGGGCACCTACGCGGCGGCGGGCCTGCCCTGGCTGATGCGCGACAACCGCCATTCCCTCGTCGCCATGCAGACCCTGGCCCAGAAACACGACTTCGGCCTGTTCTTCCGCGACTTCGCGGACGCCGCCGCGCAACTGCGCGACCGCCCCCGCCTCGCGCAGCTCACCGCCAATACCCGCGCCGCCCGGGATGACTTCGCCTTCGAAACGCACGCGACCGCCCTGGTGGCCCTGTTCCGGCAGGCTATCGCGCGGCGCCACGAGGCCGCGGTCGTGCCGTTGCCCTCGGACTGA
- a CDS encoding TetR/AcrR family transcriptional regulator, whose protein sequence is MRSKREHIVDTTLRLYRANGVAGTTLKDVAEAAGIPLGNMYYYFKTRDDLVRAALEACEAELLDLLSTLAPLPPRAWFEGYFDWLLADPGGAAEFGCPFGTLAGELRALGDPAAARAAQTVRLYLDALRARTGALGLSLTEADDLFIAIQGAYTVARTLNDPELFRQSVLRLRAGAPQLRLSGAAPT, encoded by the coding sequence ATGCGGAGCAAACGGGAACACATCGTGGACACCACGCTGCGGCTCTACCGCGCGAACGGGGTGGCGGGCACGACCCTCAAGGACGTGGCTGAGGCCGCCGGGATTCCCCTGGGCAACATGTACTACTACTTCAAGACGCGGGACGACCTGGTGCGCGCCGCGCTGGAAGCCTGCGAGGCCGAGCTGCTCGACCTGCTCTCGACCCTGGCGCCCCTACCCCCCCGGGCGTGGTTCGAGGGATACTTCGACTGGCTGCTCGCCGACCCGGGCGGCGCCGCGGAGTTCGGGTGCCCCTTCGGTACGCTGGCGGGCGAGTTGCGGGCACTGGGGGACCCGGCGGCGGCGCGGGCCGCCCAGACGGTGCGGCTCTACCTCGACGCCCTGCGCGCCCGGACCGGCGCCCTCGGCCTGTCACTGACGGAGGCTGACGACCTGTTCATCGCCATCCAGGGCGCCTACACCGTTGCCCGGACCCTGAACGACCCGGAACTCTTCCGGCAGAGCGTCCTGCGGCTGCGGGCAGGGGCCCCCCAGTTGCGCCTCTCCGGCGCGGCCCCCACGTAA
- a CDS encoding phospholipase A2: MTTSTVRQASLALTLTVLLAACANTGAPAPTGVDPSSAQTDAVQSAAPEPLLTDAEWAEVDAAFDRLLGDPQALAALPSDAEVAQAEREAAEGPQDAAGVPDSAASLAPQSTSERQRRLAFVDFMIRTPLSNFWSIRQNGAYRRGWYAGFDWSTDGCSGYTRRVPISIIPKALLDLIWYRACTQHDFAYRNWKRFVPVRNLKTQRPDLKRLADQRFLDGMNWTCDLVFAPADWRHPVNKLKRAACRRVATGVYQVVRIIGT, translated from the coding sequence ATGACCACTTCCACCGTTCGGCAAGCCTCCCTCGCCCTGACCCTGACCGTTCTGCTCGCCGCGTGTGCGAATACCGGAGCGCCCGCGCCCACTGGAGTGGACCCGTCCTCCGCCCAGACCGACGCTGTCCAGAGCGCCGCGCCCGAGCCCCTCCTGACGGACGCCGAGTGGGCCGAGGTCGACGCCGCCTTTGACCGTCTGCTGGGAGACCCGCAGGCCCTGGCCGCCCTGCCCAGCGACGCCGAGGTCGCGCAAGCCGAGCGCGAGGCGGCCGAGGGCCCGCAAGACGCGGCTGGTGTGCCGGATTCCGCAGCCTCCCTCGCCCCCCAGTCCACGAGCGAGCGGCAGCGTCGCCTCGCCTTCGTCGACTTCATGATTCGCACGCCGCTCTCCAACTTCTGGAGCATTCGGCAGAACGGGGCGTACCGCCGCGGCTGGTACGCGGGGTTCGACTGGAGCACGGACGGGTGCAGCGGCTACACCCGCCGGGTCCCGATCTCGATCATTCCCAAGGCGCTGCTCGACCTCATCTGGTACCGCGCCTGCACCCAGCACGACTTCGCGTACCGCAACTGGAAGAGGTTCGTGCCGGTGCGAAACCTCAAGACGCAGCGGCCCGACCTCAAGCGCCTGGCCGACCAGCGTTTCCTGGACGGCATGAACTGGACTTGCGACCTCGTGTTCGCGCCCGCCGACTGGCGGCACCCCGTGAACAAGCTCAAGCGCGCCGCGTGCCGCCGGGTGGCGACGGGCGTCTACCAGGTCGTCCGCATCATCGGCACCTGA
- a CDS encoding alpha/beta fold hydrolase, which produces MFSRSQRLLSLAALTTALLGSALAGGSTGTYGAHDGFLNVNGAHMHYVSVGQGTPMLLLHGYPLSGELFSRNRQALAAAGYRVITIDHRGYGQSTAPASDPGSLQTYAQDALAMMDQLNVPRAIIGGMSMGGPIAFEMYRGAPQRFLGLILIDTIANPASIVEQNLWKGMAQKASAFGPQSLAPELLKDMLTGQTRVNRMADATFLTNIVKQASVAADVAGANVLATRPDSIPTLKTITVPTLIIEGLEDTVYPPEFSLKMQQNIPGSKLVVIPGAAHAAIFEKASAANAAILNWARSHNLR; this is translated from the coding sequence ATGTTCTCCAGATCCCAACGCCTTCTGTCGCTCGCCGCCCTGACCACGGCCCTGCTTGGTTCCGCCCTGGCGGGGGGCAGCACCGGGACGTACGGCGCGCACGACGGTTTTCTCAACGTGAATGGTGCCCACATGCACTACGTCAGCGTGGGGCAGGGCACGCCCATGCTGCTGCTGCACGGCTATCCCCTCAGCGGTGAGCTCTTCTCGCGCAACCGTCAGGCCCTGGCCGCCGCCGGATACCGCGTCATCACCATCGACCACCGCGGGTACGGCCAGAGCACCGCCCCCGCCAGCGACCCCGGCAGCCTCCAGACCTACGCCCAGGACGCGCTGGCCATGATGGACCAGTTGAACGTGCCCAGGGCCATCATCGGCGGGATGAGCATGGGCGGCCCCATCGCCTTCGAGATGTACCGTGGGGCCCCGCAGCGGTTCCTGGGCCTGATCCTGATCGACACCATCGCCAACCCCGCCAGCATCGTCGAGCAGAACCTCTGGAAGGGCATGGCGCAAAAGGCGAGCGCGTTCGGCCCGCAGTCGCTCGCGCCGGAGCTGCTCAAGGACATGCTGACCGGGCAGACGCGGGTGAACCGCATGGCCGACGCCACGTTCCTGACGAATATCGTGAAGCAGGCCAGCGTGGCCGCGGATGTGGCGGGGGCGAACGTGCTGGCGACCCGGCCGGACTCGATTCCGACCCTGAAGACGATCACGGTGCCGACGCTGATCATCGAGGGGCTGGAGGACACGGTGTACCCGCCGGAATTCAGCCTGAAGATGCAGCAGAACATCCCGGGCAGCAAGCTGGTGGTCATCCCGGGGGCGGCGCACGCGGCGATCTTCGAGAAGGCCAGCGCCGCCAACGCCGCCATCCTCAACTGGGCGAGAAGCCACAACCTCCGCTGA